Proteins encoded together in one Caldicellulosiruptor saccharolyticus DSM 8903 window:
- a CDS encoding carbohydrate ABC transporter permease codes for MGLIEDIKKNKASYLMIAPYMLLFTIFTLIPVLSSIFLSFTNYNMLQPPKWVGWANYIRLFLNDKIFLKVLRNTLIFAFLTGPLSYFMSFFLAWFISEFNPKLRAFLTLVFYSPSLAGNVFFIWSFIFSGDVYGLINGWAMKLGIINEPINWLQDPNYILWVIIIVQLWLSMGAGFLAFVAGFQNLDRELFEAGAIDGIRNRFQELWYITIPQMAPQLMFGAVMQIGASFGVSTVVMALGGLPTREYSADTVVTYLIDYGTVRFEMGYASAIAVILFIAMLLTNKVIASVLRRYSFD; via the coding sequence ATGGGGTTAATTGAAGATATAAAAAAGAACAAAGCCAGTTATTTAATGATTGCACCATATATGTTGTTGTTTACAATATTCACGTTAATACCAGTTCTCAGTTCAATATTTTTAAGCTTTACAAACTATAATATGCTTCAGCCTCCCAAATGGGTTGGCTGGGCAAATTACATAAGATTGTTTTTGAATGATAAGATATTTCTAAAGGTTTTGAGAAATACATTAATATTTGCATTCTTAACAGGACCGCTTAGCTATTTTATGTCTTTCTTCCTTGCGTGGTTTATAAGCGAATTTAATCCCAAACTGAGAGCATTTTTAACCCTTGTATTTTACTCCCCATCACTTGCTGGAAATGTGTTTTTCATCTGGTCATTCATCTTCAGTGGTGATGTATATGGGTTGATAAATGGATGGGCAATGAAACTTGGTATCATAAATGAACCCATTAACTGGCTACAGGATCCAAACTACATACTGTGGGTTATCATAATAGTTCAACTTTGGCTTAGCATGGGTGCGGGATTTTTAGCCTTTGTTGCAGGGTTTCAGAACCTTGACAGAGAGCTGTTTGAGGCAGGAGCAATTGATGGTATAAGAAATAGATTTCAGGAACTCTGGTACATCACAATACCACAGATGGCTCCGCAGCTTATGTTTGGTGCAGTTATGCAGATAGGTGCGTCATTTGGTGTGAGCACAGTTGTAATGGCTCTTGGAGGGCTTCCAACAAGAGAATACAGTGCTGATACTGTGGTGACTTATCTGATTGACTACGGTACTGTGAGGTTTGAAATGGGTTATGCATCAGCAATTGCTGTAATCCTCTTTATAGCAATGCTTTTGACTAACAAGGTTATTGCATCGGTTTTGAGAAGGTACTCTTTTGATTAA
- a CDS encoding response regulator: MKICIVDDAQFIRQILKDIFISLGHQVIAEFSSASQLIENVEDLKPDIVTLDITMPDMDGLTATRILKNIIPDVKVIIISAISQPDIEKEAKKCGAYEFVRKPFSKLAIEHIIKQIEDEQNSKNGAIK, translated from the coding sequence ATGAAGATCTGTATTGTAGATGATGCCCAATTTATAAGGCAAATTCTAAAAGACATATTCATATCACTAGGGCATCAGGTTATTGCAGAATTTTCATCAGCTTCACAGCTTATCGAAAATGTTGAGGACCTAAAACCTGATATTGTCACACTTGATATCACAATGCCTGATATGGACGGGCTCACCGCAACTCGCATCTTAAAAAATATCATTCCTGATGTTAAGGTTATTATAATCTCTGCAATATCTCAGCCAGATATTGAAAAAGAAGCCAAGAAATGTGGAGCATATGAGTTTGTGCGAAAGCCATTTTCAAAACTTGCAATTGAGCACATAATAAAACAAATAGAAGATGAACAAAACAGCAAAAACGGGGCTATAAAATAA
- a CDS encoding tRNA1(Val) (adenine(37)-N6)-methyltransferase, giving the protein MLRKENLKIGNFSIYQDTDFFLYGTDAVVLSDFIEVKKNDIVVEFGTGNLIIPILLWAKNKKFKKLYALEIQKEVCELAILNRNINNLQDKIEVINADLKDALKIFGSEFANVVFTNPPYRKVNSGTINPNIKKAIARHEIMCTIEDVVKSAMQILKFGGRFYMVYRSDRLTDALYYLRLYKLEPSLIRFVHQNKDKESSLVLIEAKKGKQCTLKVDKPLFVDEMGYYGELQKEDAE; this is encoded by the coding sequence ATGCTTAGAAAGGAAAATTTAAAGATAGGCAACTTTTCAATATATCAAGATACAGATTTTTTCCTATATGGAACTGATGCGGTAGTACTCAGTGATTTTATTGAAGTAAAGAAAAATGACATTGTGGTTGAGTTTGGGACGGGTAACTTGATAATTCCTATTCTACTTTGGGCAAAGAACAAAAAGTTCAAAAAACTGTACGCTTTAGAGATTCAAAAAGAGGTATGTGAGCTTGCAATTCTCAACAGAAATATCAACAACCTTCAAGACAAGATTGAGGTGATAAATGCAGACCTAAAAGACGCTCTTAAAATCTTTGGTTCAGAGTTTGCCAATGTTGTGTTTACAAATCCACCTTATAGAAAAGTGAACAGCGGTACAATCAATCCAAATATTAAAAAAGCCATAGCTCGCCATGAGATTATGTGTACAATCGAAGATGTTGTAAAAAGTGCTATGCAGATTCTAAAATTTGGTGGAAGGTTTTATATGGTCTACAGAAGCGACAGGTTAACTGATGCTCTTTATTATTTGAGACTTTACAAGTTAGAACCAAGCCTTATAAGATTTGTGCATCAAAATAAGGATAAAGAGTCTTCACTTGTTTTGATTGAGGCAAAAAAGGGCAAACAGTGTACACTTAAGGTGGACAAACCACTTTTTGTGGATGAGATGGGGTATTATGGTGAACTTCAAAAAGAAGATGCGGAGTGA
- a CDS encoding TM1266 family iron-only hydrogenase system putative regulator: MERRIGVIGIVVENRKEVSDKLNKILSEHGEIIVGRMGIPYRERGLCVISLIVDGTTDEIGALTGKLGALSGVKVKSALTK; encoded by the coding sequence ATGGAAAGGAGAATTGGTGTTATTGGAATTGTTGTTGAAAACAGAAAAGAGGTGTCAGATAAGCTCAACAAAATCCTAAGTGAACATGGTGAGATTATTGTTGGCAGAATGGGTATCCCGTATAGAGAAAGAGGGCTTTGTGTAATCTCGCTAATAGTTGATGGAACAACTGATGAGATTGGTGCGCTCACAGGAAAGCTTGGTGCTTTGAGCGGTGTTAAGGTAAAAAGTGCTCTTACAAAATAA
- a CDS encoding AbrB/MazE/SpoVT family DNA-binding domain-containing protein, with amino-acid sequence MKSTGVVRKVDELGRIVLPIELRRTLDIAEKDALEIFVDGDKIILRKYEPACIFCGNAKDVIYYKGKNICKDCMEELKKS; translated from the coding sequence ATGAAATCAACAGGTGTTGTAAGAAAGGTTGACGAGCTTGGCAGAATAGTTCTTCCTATCGAGCTCAGAAGAACTCTTGACATCGCTGAAAAAGACGCTTTAGAAATCTTTGTTGACGGTGACAAGATTATTTTAAGAAAGTATGAACCAGCTTGCATTTTCTGCGGCAATGCAAAGGATGTTATCTACTACAAGGGCAAGAACATCTGTAAAGATTGTATGGAAGAACTCAAAAAGAGCTAA
- the hydG gene encoding [FeFe] hydrogenase H-cluster radical SAM maturase HydG yields MFKKDQWERAEFINDEMVFEILEKGKQNQDRAEDIIQKALNLHGLEPEEVAALLYVEDKDLLEKLFRAAKQVKERIYGKRIVLFAPLYISNFCVNNCRYCGYHRSNTKMKRRKLTMDEIRKEVEIIESLGHKRIALELGEDPKEAPIEYVIDAINTIYSVYKEKGNIRRVNVNIAATTIEEYRMLKEAKIGTYVLFQETYHRPTYEYMHPEGPKSDYDWHTMAMDRAMQGGIDDVGLGVLFGLYDYKFEVVGLILHAKHLEERFGVGPHTISVPRIRPAEGVEVTKEKYPYLVSDDEFKKIVAIIRLAVPYTGMILSTRERPGFREEVIDLGISQISAGSCTGVGGYTLEYQGKSTGDLDEDLAQFEVEDKRSPDEVIRTLCEAGYIPSYCTACYRRGRTGDLFMQYAKTGDIQDFCTPNALLTFMEYLEDYGSEKTKEIGRKLIYDSLNQIKDEKMRKETEKRLEMIRQGDRDLYF; encoded by the coding sequence ATGTTCAAAAAAGACCAGTGGGAAAGAGCTGAGTTTATAAATGATGAGATGGTTTTTGAAATTCTTGAAAAGGGAAAACAAAACCAAGATAGGGCAGAAGATATAATTCAAAAAGCATTGAATCTGCACGGACTTGAGCCAGAAGAGGTTGCAGCGCTTCTTTATGTGGAGGATAAAGACCTTTTAGAAAAACTTTTCAGAGCTGCAAAGCAGGTAAAAGAAAGAATCTATGGAAAGAGAATTGTTCTTTTTGCCCCGCTTTATATCAGCAACTTTTGCGTAAATAATTGCCGCTATTGTGGCTATCACAGATCAAACACTAAAATGAAAAGAAGAAAACTTACTATGGATGAGATACGAAAAGAGGTTGAGATAATTGAATCTCTTGGGCACAAAAGAATTGCTCTTGAGCTTGGCGAAGACCCCAAAGAAGCTCCAATTGAATATGTTATAGATGCCATAAACACTATATACTCTGTTTACAAAGAAAAAGGCAATATCAGAAGAGTGAATGTAAACATTGCAGCGACAACAATAGAAGAGTACAGAATGTTAAAAGAAGCGAAAATTGGCACATATGTACTTTTCCAAGAGACATATCATCGCCCAACATATGAATACATGCACCCTGAGGGGCCAAAGTCAGACTATGACTGGCATACAATGGCAATGGACAGAGCTATGCAAGGCGGAATTGATGATGTTGGTTTAGGGGTTTTGTTTGGGCTTTATGATTACAAGTTTGAGGTTGTAGGATTGATTTTACATGCAAAGCATTTAGAAGAAAGGTTTGGTGTTGGACCGCATACAATTTCTGTGCCAAGGATTAGACCTGCCGAAGGTGTTGAGGTGACAAAAGAGAAATATCCATATTTAGTATCTGATGACGAGTTCAAAAAAATTGTTGCAATAATTCGACTTGCTGTGCCCTACACTGGCATGATTTTATCAACAAGAGAAAGACCTGGGTTTAGAGAAGAGGTAATTGACCTTGGAATTTCTCAAATTAGTGCTGGGTCTTGTACAGGTGTTGGTGGATATACACTTGAGTACCAAGGAAAATCGACTGGTGATTTAGATGAAGACCTTGCACAGTTTGAAGTTGAGGACAAAAGAAGTCCTGATGAGGTAATAAGAACTCTTTGTGAGGCTGGTTATATTCCAAGCTACTGTACAGCTTGCTACAGAAGAGGAAGAACTGGGGATTTGTTTATGCAATATGCAAAGACAGGTGATATTCAAGACTTTTGCACACCAAATGCGCTTTTGACTTTTATGGAATACTTAGAGGACTATGGTTCTGAGAAAACTAAGGAAATTGGGAGGAAATTAATATATGATAGCTTAAATCAAATAAAAGATGAAAAGATGAGAAAAGAAACAGAAAAAAGGCTTGAAATGATACGACAAGGTGACAGGGATTTGTATTTTTGA
- the rsmI gene encoding 16S rRNA (cytidine(1402)-2'-O)-methyltransferase has product MSGKLFIVGTPIGNLDDMSKRALDTLNIVDFIACEDTRVTIKLLNHFGIKKRLVSYHEFSPEEKEDRIIQELKNGKKIALVSDAGMPLISDPGYELVRRCIKEGIEVTVIPGPCAFVCALVISGQNTQNFVFEGFLPKNKRAKKEKLESLKFEKRTMIFYEAPHKLLDTLSQMTAVFGEDREISIVKEITKVHESVMITTLREAIDFFEKTPPKGEYVLVVRGFEENAKEKDKKFDVESIKKRLKEKMAQGFTKKEAVKIVAEELKVAKNMVYKIALEIKDFSKKE; this is encoded by the coding sequence GTGAGTGGAAAGCTATTTATTGTTGGAACACCAATTGGAAACCTTGATGATATGTCAAAAAGAGCATTAGATACTCTAAATATAGTAGACTTTATAGCTTGCGAGGATACAAGAGTTACAATAAAGCTTTTGAACCACTTTGGAATTAAAAAAAGGCTTGTTTCTTACCATGAGTTTAGCCCAGAAGAGAAAGAAGATAGAATAATACAAGAGCTTAAAAACGGTAAAAAGATTGCTCTGGTTTCAGATGCAGGAATGCCACTTATCTCAGACCCTGGATATGAACTTGTAAGAAGATGTATAAAAGAAGGAATTGAAGTAACAGTGATTCCCGGGCCTTGTGCCTTTGTATGTGCTTTGGTGATATCGGGTCAGAATACTCAAAATTTTGTATTTGAAGGTTTTTTGCCTAAAAATAAGCGAGCAAAAAAAGAAAAACTTGAAAGTCTTAAATTTGAAAAGAGGACAATGATATTTTACGAGGCACCTCACAAGCTTTTGGATACACTTTCACAGATGACAGCTGTTTTTGGTGAAGACAGAGAAATTAGCATAGTAAAAGAGATTACAAAAGTGCATGAAAGTGTGATGATCACAACCTTACGTGAGGCTATAGATTTTTTTGAGAAAACTCCCCCCAAAGGTGAATATGTCCTTGTTGTAAGAGGATTTGAAGAGAATGCGAAAGAAAAGGATAAAAAATTTGATGTAGAATCTATTAAGAAGCGTTTAAAAGAAAAGATGGCTCAAGGGTTTACCAAAAAAGAAGCTGTTAAAATTGTAGCTGAGGAGTTGAAGGTTGCCAAAAACATGGTTTACAAAATTGCACTTGAAATTAAGGATTTTAGTAAAAAAGAATAA
- a CDS encoding YIP1 family protein, translating into MKVKVRTVKLKRRVYAKLITVFLVGLIFQWFGNMSVYAYIIEDMREVPYYQYNYDVYLHEIPSAAGYFPSRWVRGEDLGVGAFKNPSDMYVDSKKNVYIMDSGNKRIVICDKNFKLIKVIDKFFDNNGDIQLVEPEGIFVDKDGFIYICDKGAKVVLVVNQDGKLVKTIEKPITDLKAAKKDFVPFKVVVDNAGVIYVLSLGSFEGAYMFDQDGNFLGFYGSNKVVVTWQLLVDRIWKSILTKEQKSSMVRYLPTECTSIDIGKDGFIYTTSNLTDISEGEIRKLNYLGENILWYKKKGQTRDYGDIPKYSGKELEDTYFIDIDVTNDGFINALDYERGRVFQYDQNANLLFICGGKGDQIGTFRDPVAVDSIGNALLVLDKLKGAITVFEETKLGSLVHKATILYNEGKYDEARDLWRQVHKMDFNFALAQVGLGKALLRMNRYSDAMYYFRLANDKEDYSEAKENLRNEFLKRNFGVLATTLIVMIIALYIIIKRFKKPVSAQEIYTKKINKYKYPIHTMLHPFRGFEELKEERKGSVGLAILIVFLFFITMVINRQYTGFIFNPYRQDKINIISLFSSTVGIFFFWVLSNWMVTTLMEGEGKFVEVWIFSAYSLVPYIICTLLAVIMSQFLIAEEAMFINFVRMIGVLWLIVCLFNAMKAAHQFSAGKTVGTMVLSVIGVGIILFILVLMLTLFGQLIDFISNIYSEILLRI; encoded by the coding sequence ATGAAAGTAAAGGTGAGGACAGTGAAACTAAAGAGGAGAGTATATGCGAAACTAATTACTGTATTTTTAGTAGGTTTAATATTTCAGTGGTTCGGTAATATGAGTGTATATGCGTATATAATAGAAGACATGCGAGAAGTACCTTATTATCAATACAATTATGATGTATATCTGCACGAGATTCCAAGTGCAGCAGGTTATTTTCCTAGTAGATGGGTTAGAGGCGAAGATTTGGGTGTTGGAGCATTTAAAAATCCCTCAGATATGTATGTAGATAGTAAAAAAAATGTTTATATAATGGACAGTGGGAATAAAAGAATTGTGATTTGTGACAAGAATTTCAAATTGATAAAAGTGATTGATAAGTTCTTTGATAATAATGGTGATATTCAGCTTGTAGAGCCAGAAGGCATATTTGTTGATAAAGACGGTTTTATCTACATTTGCGACAAGGGTGCAAAGGTAGTTTTAGTAGTAAATCAAGATGGTAAATTAGTAAAAACTATAGAAAAACCTATAACAGATTTAAAAGCAGCAAAAAAAGATTTTGTCCCGTTCAAAGTTGTTGTTGACAATGCAGGGGTTATTTATGTGCTTTCCTTGGGTAGCTTCGAGGGTGCTTATATGTTTGATCAAGATGGAAACTTTTTAGGATTTTATGGTAGCAACAAAGTTGTTGTAACTTGGCAACTCCTTGTAGATAGGATTTGGAAAAGTATTCTTACAAAAGAACAAAAATCATCAATGGTACGATACTTGCCAACAGAATGTACGAGTATTGACATAGGGAAAGACGGGTTTATATATACGACATCAAATCTTACAGATATTAGTGAAGGTGAGATTAGAAAACTAAACTACTTAGGTGAAAATATTCTTTGGTATAAGAAAAAAGGTCAAACAAGGGATTATGGTGATATTCCAAAATATTCAGGAAAAGAGCTTGAAGATACATATTTTATAGATATCGACGTAACAAACGATGGCTTTATAAATGCTCTTGACTACGAGAGAGGAAGAGTATTCCAGTATGACCAAAATGCTAATTTGCTATTTATATGTGGCGGCAAGGGTGACCAGATAGGAACATTTAGAGACCCGGTAGCAGTTGATAGTATAGGAAATGCTCTGCTTGTACTTGATAAGTTGAAAGGAGCAATTACTGTTTTTGAAGAAACCAAACTTGGCAGCTTAGTACATAAAGCTACTATTTTGTACAACGAAGGTAAGTATGATGAGGCAAGAGATTTGTGGAGACAGGTTCACAAGATGGATTTCAACTTTGCTCTTGCGCAGGTTGGATTGGGCAAAGCACTTTTGAGAATGAACAGATATTCAGATGCAATGTATTACTTTAGATTAGCAAATGACAAAGAAGATTATTCAGAAGCAAAAGAGAACCTCAGAAATGAGTTTTTGAAAAGAAACTTTGGAGTACTTGCAACAACTTTGATAGTAATGATAATAGCTTTGTACATTATAATAAAGCGATTCAAAAAGCCTGTTTCGGCTCAAGAAATATATACAAAGAAAATAAACAAATACAAATATCCAATTCATACAATGTTACACCCATTTAGAGGTTTCGAAGAATTGAAAGAAGAGAGAAAAGGTTCTGTTGGATTAGCAATTTTAATAGTATTTCTGTTTTTTATTACAATGGTCATAAATAGACAGTATACAGGTTTCATATTTAATCCGTACAGGCAAGACAAAATCAATATAATATCCCTTTTCTCAAGTACTGTTGGGATATTCTTCTTCTGGGTTCTTTCTAACTGGATGGTGACAACGCTTATGGAAGGTGAGGGTAAATTTGTAGAAGTATGGATATTCTCAGCATATTCACTGGTGCCGTATATTATTTGTACATTATTGGCAGTTATAATGAGTCAATTCTTGATAGCAGAAGAAGCAATGTTTATAAATTTTGTAAGGATGATAGGTGTTTTGTGGTTAATTGTGTGTTTGTTTAATGCGATGAAAGCAGCGCATCAATTTTCGGCAGGAAAAACTGTTGGAACAATGGTTTTGAGCGTAATTGGAGTTGGAATTATACTTTTCATACTTGTTTTGATGCTTACGCTTTTTGGACAGTTAATAGATTTTATTTCGAATATTTACAGCGAGATTTTATTGAGGATATAG
- a CDS encoding carbohydrate ABC transporter permease — protein MSKKATLAWRKQNRSLAGNLVIFAILAILGVFMALPLIYTIVNAFKPFDEIFIFPPRLYVRRPTLDNFVLLFQLATNMWVPFSRYVFNSLFICVVGTVGHILIASLAAYPLAKHQFAAKRIINEIIVLALLFTPQVTYIPLYIIMSNLRLIDTYGALIFPAWQMTLGLFLMRQFMTQIPDALLEAAKIDGASELKTWWRIVMPNVKPAWLTLMILSFQQLWNQTGGSFIFSESLKPLPTLMSQIAAAGIARAGVGAAVALVLMIPPIILFIISQSSVMETMVNAGIK, from the coding sequence TTGAGTAAAAAAGCAACATTGGCATGGAGAAAACAAAACAGAAGTTTAGCTGGTAATCTTGTAATATTTGCTATCCTGGCAATTTTAGGTGTTTTTATGGCATTGCCGTTGATTTATACAATAGTCAATGCATTCAAGCCATTTGATGAGATCTTCATCTTTCCACCACGACTTTATGTAAGACGTCCTACGCTTGATAACTTTGTTTTGCTATTTCAACTTGCGACAAATATGTGGGTGCCTTTTTCAAGGTATGTTTTTAACAGTTTGTTTATCTGTGTAGTTGGGACAGTAGGCCATATTTTAATAGCTTCACTTGCTGCTTATCCCCTTGCTAAACATCAGTTTGCTGCGAAGAGGATTATAAACGAGATAATTGTTCTTGCACTGCTTTTTACACCACAGGTTACGTACATCCCCCTTTACATTATAATGTCCAATCTAAGACTTATTGACACTTATGGGGCTTTGATTTTCCCTGCTTGGCAGATGACGCTGGGGCTTTTTCTAATGAGGCAGTTTATGACGCAGATTCCAGATGCACTTTTAGAAGCTGCTAAGATTGATGGTGCAAGTGAATTAAAAACGTGGTGGCGAATAGTTATGCCCAATGTCAAACCAGCATGGCTTACATTGATGATTTTGTCTTTTCAGCAGTTATGGAATCAAACAGGCGGTTCGTTCATATTCAGTGAGAGCCTCAAACCATTACCTACACTTATGTCTCAGATAGCAGCAGCGGGTATTGCACGTGCTGGAGTTGGAGCAGCAGTTGCATTGGTTCTAATGATTCCACCAATAATACTTTTCATAATTTCCCAGAGCAGTGTAATGGAAACAATGGTGAATGCAGGTATAAAGTAA
- a CDS encoding extracellular solute-binding protein: MNNLSRTWKAIGAFLVIAITTLLLETLSLGAEKIPTLQEYLKKVDNKDRPQETIVVEAINYVRSENAALRKVEEFKGIKQVLLWEKEGGWVEWKVHIPETGLYNMALQYYPLSGKGLGIEVAVMIDGKIPYKEAQKVTFYRIWKDTTGIRKDKKDNDLRPKCQEDPRWQEVDFIDTEGFYNKSLPFYFTQGEHTIRVVSIREPFALKQLIIYNPEELPSYADYIKKNNTTNKVSRDIVIKVQGEQPYLKSDPILYPTYDRTDPATEPYHVSKIRLNTIGQWNWRYPGMWISWKIEVPESGYYKIAIKARQNFVRGLSVHRKLYIDGKVPFKEAEDVEFPYSIRWYMKTIGQKGKPYLVYLTKGVHEIKLEATLGSFTEILSRVENTAIGLNELYRKIIMITGTSPDLYRDYFLEEQIPGLVKTLLKFSNELEEEATLFEKLAGQKGGEAEFLRRVALQLRSMAEDTDSIPSRISNFRDNLSGLSSWLAYRRDQPLEIDYILVASPEAKLPSPTASMASKFINSLKAFIYSFIEDYTNIGEVYEGQKVIKVWVGGGRDQAQIIRDLINDSFTPQTGIKVNVSLVQAGLIEAILAGKGPDVVLTVSRGQPVNLAARGALVDLSKFKDFDQVKKRFAPTALVPYTYNGGVYGLPVTQDFYMMFYRKDILEELNIDLPQTWDDMYRVIAKLQRYNLQVGLPYQRIDALEAIDAGLGARNLFPTLLLQFGGNFYDKTKTRTLLDRPEAVAAFKTWTDFYTKYNLPLIYDFYNRFRTGEMPLGIAPYTTYNLLATAAPEIRNEWGMAPIPGVRKPNGEIDRSTGASGTASIILKKSKNKEAAWEFLKWWTSDETQTQFGKELEMLMGTAARYNTANLTAFQRLPWNKEEMENLEAQWKYVKEIEEVPGSYYITRSIDSAFSAVVYQGVNPRESLWKYTKEINDELERKRIELSSYRQ, translated from the coding sequence TTGAATAACCTTTCAAGAACATGGAAGGCAATAGGAGCATTTCTTGTAATAGCTATTACAACTCTGTTACTTGAAACCCTTTCGCTTGGAGCTGAAAAAATTCCAACGCTACAAGAGTATTTAAAAAAAGTTGATAATAAAGATAGACCACAAGAAACTATAGTTGTTGAAGCTATAAATTATGTACGTTCAGAGAATGCTGCTCTAAGAAAGGTAGAAGAATTTAAAGGTATAAAGCAAGTTCTTTTGTGGGAAAAAGAAGGTGGCTGGGTAGAATGGAAGGTACATATTCCTGAAACAGGTCTGTATAATATGGCTCTTCAATATTATCCATTGTCTGGTAAGGGGTTAGGTATAGAAGTTGCTGTAATGATTGACGGCAAAATTCCGTACAAAGAAGCCCAGAAAGTGACTTTTTACAGAATATGGAAAGACACAACAGGGATAAGAAAAGATAAAAAAGACAATGATTTGAGACCGAAATGTCAAGAAGACCCGAGATGGCAGGAAGTAGATTTCATTGATACAGAGGGGTTTTATAATAAGTCATTGCCTTTCTATTTTACTCAAGGTGAGCATACGATAAGAGTTGTAAGCATAAGAGAACCTTTTGCGTTAAAACAACTAATCATCTACAATCCAGAAGAGTTGCCTTCATATGCCGATTACATAAAGAAGAATAACACGACAAATAAAGTTTCAAGAGACATTGTTATCAAAGTTCAAGGAGAGCAACCATATCTAAAATCTGATCCTATTTTATATCCTACATATGACAGAACAGATCCAGCAACAGAACCTTACCATGTATCAAAAATTAGATTAAATACAATAGGCCAGTGGAACTGGCGATATCCTGGGATGTGGATAAGCTGGAAGATTGAAGTTCCAGAAAGTGGCTATTACAAAATAGCAATTAAGGCACGTCAGAACTTTGTTCGTGGTTTGTCCGTTCACAGAAAACTTTACATTGATGGGAAGGTTCCGTTTAAAGAGGCAGAAGATGTTGAATTTCCTTATAGTATAAGATGGTATATGAAAACTATAGGTCAGAAAGGCAAACCATACTTGGTTTATCTGACAAAAGGAGTTCATGAAATCAAATTAGAAGCTACCTTAGGTTCATTTACAGAAATACTTAGTAGAGTCGAAAATACAGCTATAGGACTGAATGAACTTTACAGGAAGATTATAATGATAACAGGTACGTCTCCTGATTTATATAGAGACTATTTCCTTGAAGAGCAGATACCTGGGCTTGTAAAAACTTTGTTGAAATTTAGCAATGAGCTAGAAGAAGAAGCAACACTGTTTGAGAAACTGGCTGGTCAGAAGGGTGGAGAAGCTGAATTCTTACGACGAGTTGCTCTTCAGCTGAGAAGCATGGCTGAAGATACAGATAGTATACCTAGCAGGATTTCAAATTTCAGAGATAATTTAAGCGGTTTATCGTCTTGGCTTGCTTATAGAAGAGATCAGCCATTGGAGATTGATTATATACTTGTTGCTTCACCTGAAGCAAAACTGCCCTCTCCTACAGCCTCAATGGCTAGCAAATTCATAAATTCATTGAAAGCCTTTATATACTCCTTCATTGAAGACTACACCAACATTGGAGAAGTATATGAAGGTCAAAAGGTAATCAAAGTTTGGGTTGGTGGAGGTCGTGATCAGGCCCAGATTATACGAGATTTGATAAATGATTCGTTTACACCGCAGACAGGGATAAAAGTAAATGTAAGTTTGGTGCAGGCAGGCTTGATTGAGGCTATACTCGCTGGAAAAGGACCTGATGTGGTTTTAACTGTTTCTAGAGGACAGCCTGTTAATTTAGCTGCTCGTGGAGCACTTGTTGATTTAAGCAAGTTTAAAGATTTCGATCAGGTAAAGAAGAGGTTTGCACCTACGGCGCTTGTACCGTACACATATAATGGTGGAGTTTATGGTCTGCCAGTTACGCAGGATTTTTACATGATGTTTTACAGAAAAGATATCTTAGAGGAACTGAATATAGATCTTCCACAAACATGGGATGATATGTACAGAGTTATTGCAAAACTACAAAGATATAATCTTCAAGTAGGTTTGCCTTATCAAAGAATAGATGCGTTAGAGGCTATTGACGCAGGTCTTGGAGCAAGGAACTTATTTCCAACTTTATTATTACAGTTTGGCGGTAATTTCTACGACAAAACAAAGACACGCACACTGTTAGACAGGCCAGAGGCTGTTGCGGCATTTAAGACATGGACCGATTTTTATACAAAGTATAACCTTCCCCTCATTTATGATTTTTACAATAGGTTCAGAACTGGTGAAATGCCTCTGGGTATTGCACCTTATACAACATATAATCTGCTGGCAACAGCTGCACCAGAGATCAGGAATGAATGGGGCATGGCACCTATTCCAGGTGTTAGAAAGCCAAACGGTGAAATAGATCGTTCAACGGGTGCATCTGGTACGGCGTCCATTATATTAAAGAAAAGCAAGAATAAAGAGGCTGCATGGGAGTTTTTGAAATGGTGGACCTCCGATGAGACTCAAACACAGTTTGGTAAAGAGCTTGAGATGCTGATGGGAACAGCAGCAAGGTACAACACTGCAAATTTGACAGCTTTTCAGAGACTTCCATGGAACAAAGAGGAGATGGAAAATTTAGAAGCACAATGGAAGTATGTAAAAGAAATAGAGGAAGTTCCTGGCAGCTATTATATTACAAGAAGTATAGACAGTGCATTTTCGGCAGTTGTTTATCAAGGTGTAAATCCTAGAGAAAGTCTGTGGAAATACACGAAAGAGATCAACGACGAACTTGAGAGAAAGAGGATTGAATTGAGTTCGTACAGGCAATAA